A section of the Pygocentrus nattereri isolate fPygNat1 chromosome 18, fPygNat1.pri, whole genome shotgun sequence genome encodes:
- the fhl1b gene encoding four and a half LIM domains protein 1b, with the protein MTDRFDCFYCREDLGGKKYIKKDDKPVCVRCFEKFCANTCTECRRPVGTDSKELHHKGRYWHEDCFRCSKCYKNLAKEAFSTKDDRILCGKCGSREDAPRCHTCYKPILAGTESVEYKGNSFHDECFTCYQCKKAIGSQSFLTKNDNIYCSSCHEKKFAKQCAGCKKAITSGGVNYQDQPWHSACFVCVSCQKPLAGTRFTSHEDNVFCVDCYKTCVAKKCSGCQNPITGFGKATNVVNYEGGTWHDFCFNCRKCSLNLADKRFVSKDGDIYCSDCAKKV; encoded by the exons ATGACGGACCGATTCGACTGTTTCTACTGCCGCGAGGACCTCGGGGGCAAGAAGTACATTAAAAAGGACGACAAGCCCGTCTGCGTGCGCTGCTTCGAGAAGTTCTGCGCCAACACATGCACAGAATGCCGCCGGCCCGTTGGCACAGACTCTAAG GAGCTCCACCATAAGGGCCGTTATTGGCACGAGGACTGTTTCCGCTGTTCTAAGTGCTATAAGAATCTGGCCAAGGAGGCGTTCAGCACTAAGGATGACCGGATCCTGTGTGGTAAATGCGGCTCGCGCGAGGACGCCCCACGCTGCCACACCTGCTACAAACCCATCCTGGCAG GGACGGAGAGCGTGGAGTATAAAGGGAACTCTTTCCATGACGAGTGCTTCACCTGCTACCAGTGCAAAAAAGCCATCGGCTCCCAGAGCTTCCTGACCAAAAACGACAACATCTACTGCAGCTCCTGCCACGAGAAGAAGTTCGCCAAGCAGTGTGCCGGCTGCAAGAAG GCCATTACGTCCGGCGGTGTGAATTATCAGGACCAGCCGTGGCACTCGGCCTGTTTTGTGTGCGTTTCGTGTCAGAAGCCACTCGCTGGAACTCGCTTCACCTCCCATGAGGACAATGTGTTCTGCGTGGACTGTTACAAAACCTGCGTCGCCAAAAAGTGCTCCGGCTGCCAGAACCCAATCACCG GGTTCGGAAAGGCCACTAACGTGGTGAACTACGAGGGAGGCACCTGGCATGATTTCTGCTTCAACTGCAGGAAGTGCTCTCTGAACCTGGCCGACAAGCGCTTCGTCTCCAAGGACGGAGACATTTACTGCAGCGACTGCGCCAAAAAAGTGTAG
- the LOC108444503 gene encoding adhesion G-protein coupled receptor G4 isoform X1, with product MTVMKKAMKYIQLWAVVLVALQLPAVKNAGTQSLWGFKAILQRSGCQYWTLNPDHSLPALEEFSVCVNVQRSINNSAWTAFSYLHPDQSRVELGLGGRGGKLHIWLFGMYRTVPDTLTVGQWCSICITWSCSMKQLQLFINGSNTVVMDVQPEGSTCGLTAGGSLTLGAAHYFTGGKMEVESGTNLQGNITLFRVWRKIRSPELHSAHSCTDGDTVRWHGRVWNTHTCPAEKDDMLTCDWSLYEVQVRLLILHSSRNINSYEARDITHYWLRCVLPSYIYLHRVLVSPVPSSAGTHRKTGDDKGNLTNGPQVSWFDALAHLTVIPSDDVGKVQDLVCERLSNEFHTAVYHLYPLKEFLHIYSIDGDEVPKPTPKPNDTNTTLSTTTILGTTSTPSTPLTPGTTITPSTITTPDTTITPSTTTTPGTTTTPDTTITRSTTTAPSTTTILGTTSTPSTTLTPGTTTTLSTTTILGTTLTPSITTTPDTTITPSTTTTPGTTTTPITTTILGTTLTPSTTTTPDTTITPSTTTTPSTTTTPITTTILGTTLTPSTTTTPDTTITPSTTTTPSTTTTPSTRTTSKTTTSTTKTTPSTTTRSTTKPSVSPVFPPATDSFFKVSVNVTIEESGVDPADTIQTWLYGTLSAKGISVLNFHLISPQTRTVRLKKRSNEVKEGFYIAEESHSCVFQMLVPKCSDVEETQRQIHDLLEKPYNNGSVRLDADPENIFISHIEPGLCPQLTQQTRQGRYVWPWTPAQRTAWQHCEADKDCLAFRQCLLNAETSQAAWVSPELQRCPTVVATISDLEQIEVTNDTAEDVLQMIVDILKEHDSLDKCDLQTVLNKLQEVLNITTVTRDLAEVIVSIVSNILNSKSDLQPFTNDILNITDTVGAEMSDFIGELVSVVAPALALSVVSVDPENTNNLTFGVTSVNDGPYPTIYINKDPYEGTVAFISLPPALHASFPPKNSTNPRVQFQFYGVPALFKDGESSQTLITYVVSVSVIHAAEPVENLKEPVIVTLHHLDTQITGKKVHCVYWDFNKNSGCGGWSPRGCWKHIVTPEYTTCMCDHLTHFGVLLDVSRTPIDEENEKILTVMTYVGCGLSSFFLGVTVLTYSLLDKLRRDYPSQILLNLSIALLGLNLVFLSNSWFSAFAIYGLCVAVATAQHYFLLASFSWMFLEAVNMYFALVKVFNVYVPSYILKFCIVGWGLPLVICCLVLVVKQEAYAVASFTDQDTLEDSEKFCWIQDDVVFFVSVVGFIGLVLLCNFSIFLVVLLQMKKMRVNQPAGTHRSLLKDLRGVASFTLLLGLTWAVAFFTWGPAKVPLLYLFSILNSLQGSFIFIFHCLMKENVRKQWRIHLCFGRFKLQDQSDWSHTATVVAKPKCSGFPKFPTVASFRSSKSNSTQSSSLSSDSSQRQVSIRRPNLDVMYQQSRVLPRIHLTPSALPSANANADLPEGYEVHSWIPEERSSSIYYN from the exons ATGACTGTGATGAAAAAAGCCATGAAGTATATCCAGTTGTGGGCCGTGGTCCTCGTCGCTCTGCAACTCCCAGCTGTAAAAAATGCAG GCACCCAGAGTCTGTGGGGTTTTAAGGCCATCCTGCAGCGGTCAGGCTGTCAGTACTGGACGCTCAATCCTGACCACTCTCTGCCTGCTCTGGAGGAGTTCAGCGTTTGTGTGAATGTCCAGAGGAGCATTAATAACTCCGCCTGGACGGCCTTCAGCTACCTGCACCCAGATCAGAGCCGGGTGGAGCTGGGGCTGGGTGGCCGCGGTGGGAAACTGCATATTTGGCTGTTTGGGATGTACCGGACAGTGCCGGACACATTGACCGTGGGTCAGTGGTGCTCAATTTGCATCACCTGGTCGTGCTCCATGAAGCAGCTCCAACTTTTCATCAACGGAAGCAACACTGTGGTGATGGACGTCCAGCCTGAGGGTTCAACCTGCGGACTGACCGCTGGCGGGTCTCTCACTCTGGGGGCGGCCCATTATTTCACCGGAGGGAAAATGGAGGTGGAAAGTGGGACGAACCTGCAGGGAAACATAACTTTGTTCCGGGTTTGGAGAAAAATCCGGAGCCCAGAGCTTCACTCTGCCCACTCCTGCACTGACGGAGACACAGTCAGGTGGCACGGCCGAGTGTGGAACACTCACACCTGTCCAGCTGAGAAAGACGACATGCTGACGTGCG ACTGGTCTCTCTACGAGGTTCAAGTTCGACTCCTCATTCTTCACTCCAGCAGAAACATCAACAGTTACGAAGCCCGAGACATCACACATTACTGG CTAAGGTGTGTCCTTCCATCATACATTTACTTGCACAGAGTTCTTGTATCTCCTGTGCCAAG CTCTGCTGGAACCCACAGGAAAACAGGAGAT GACAAAGGAAACCTGACGAATGGCCCCCAAGTCAGCTG GTTTGATGCTTTGGCTCATCTCACTGTGATTCCCAGCGATGATGTTGGAAAAGTTCAGGACTTGGTTTGTGAGCGTCTCAGCAATGAGTTTCATACGGCCGTATACCACCTGTACCCACTCAAGGAGTTTCTGCACATTTATTCTATTG ATGGCGATGAAGTTCCTAAACCAACCCCCAAACCAAatgacacaaacacaacactCAGCACAACCACTATACTGGGTACAACCTCAACACCCAGCACACCCCTAACACCTGGCACAACCATAACACCCAGCACAATCACAACACCAGATACAACCATAACACCCAGCACAACCACAACACCTGGCACAACCACAACACCAGATACAACCATAACACGCAGCACAACCACAGCACCCAGCACAACCACTATACTGGGTACAACCTCAACACCCAGCACAACCCTAACACCTGGCACAACCACAACACTCAGCACAACCACTATACTGGGTACAACCTTAACACCCAGCATAACCACAACACCAGATACAACCATAACACCCAGCACAACCACAACACCTGGCACAACCACAACACCCATTACCACAACTATACTGGGTACAACCTTAACACCCAGCACAACCACAACACCAGATACAACCATAACACCCAGCACAACCACAACACCCAGCACAACCACAACACCCATTACCACAACTATACTGGGTACAACCTTAACACCCAGCACAACCACAACACCAGATACAACCATAACACCCAGCACAACCACAACACCCAGCACAACCACAACACCCAGCACAAGAACAACCAGCAAAACCACAACATCcaccacaaaaacaacaccAAGCACAACAACACGCAGCACAACCAAACCATCAGTGTCTCCAGTTTTTCCTCCAGCCACAG ACAGTTTCTTCAAGGTCAGTGTGAATGTCACAATTGAAGAATCAGGTGTAGACCCTGCAGACACTATCCAGACCTgg CTTTACGGAACTCTCTCTGCCAAAGGGATATCTGTGCTAAACTTCCATCTTATATCCCCACAAACAAGAACTGTCCG tttgaaGAAACGCAGCAACGAAGTGAAAGAG GGTTTTTACATTGCTGAAGAAAG CCACAGCTGTGTGTTTCAGATGCTCGTGCCCAAGTGCTCTGATGTTGAGGAGACTCAGAGACAGATCCATGACCTGCTTGAGAAGCCCTACAACAATGGCAGCGTGAGGCTGGACGCTGATCCAGAAAACATCTTCATATCACACATAG AGCCTGGTCTCTGCCCTCAGCTGACCCAGCAGACTCGGCAGGGTCGGTACGTTTGGCCCTGGACTCCAGCTCAGCGCACAGCATGGCAGCACTGTGAGGCAGATAAGGACTGCCTGGCCTTCCGCCAGTG TCTGCTGAATGCGGAGACGAGTCAGGCTGCCTGGGTTTCTCCGGAGCTGCAACGCTGCCCCACTGTGGTGGCCACCATCTCAGACCTGGAGCAGATTGAAGTGACCAACG ACACCGCTGAGGATGTCCTGCAGATGATTGTGGACATACTGAAAGAGCACGACTCTCTGGATAAGTGTGACCTGCAAACGGTGCTGAATAAGCTGCAGGAAGTGCTGAACATCACCACAGTGACCCGTGACCTCGCTGAGGTCATCGTCAGCATCGTGTCCAACATCTTGAACTCAAAGAGTGACCTGCAGCCCTTCACCAACGA CATCCTGAATATTACAGACACCGTTGGAGCTGAAATGTCAGATTTCATAGGGGAGTTGGTCAGTGTTGTGGCTCCAGCGCTGGCCCTCTCTGTGGTCAGTGTTGATCCTGAAAACACCAACAATCTCACGTTTGGAGTGACCTCAGTGAACGATGGTCCATATCCAACG ATTTATATCAATAAGGATCCGTATGAGGGGACAGTGGCGTTTATCTCTCTGCCCCCAGCTCTACACGCCAGCTTTCCCCCAAAAAACAGCACGAACCCTCGCGTCCAGTTCCAGTTTTACGGGGTTCCGGCGCTCTTTAAG GACGGGGAGAGCAGTCAAACTCTGATCACGTACGTGGTGTCGGTGAGTGTGATTCACGCTGCAGAACCTGTGGAGAACCTGAAGGAGCCGGTCATCGTCACCCTCCACCATCTGGACACTCAGATA ACTGGTAAAAAGGTTCACTGTGTTTACTGGGATTTCAATAAGAATA gcGGCTGTGGAGGCTGGAGTCCGAGAGGCTGCTGGAAACACATCGTCACCCCCGAATACACAACCTGCATGTGTGACCACCTCACACACTTCGGAGTTCTGCTG gatgTGTCCAGGACTCCTATtgatgaggaaaatgagaagaTTCTGACCGTCATGACGTACGTGGGCTGTGGACTGTCCTCGTTCTTCCTGGGCGTTACGGTGCTGACCTACTCTCTGTTAGA CAAGTTAAGGCGAGATTACCCGTCTCAGATTCTCCTGAATCTCTCCATCGCCCTGCTGGGTCTGAACCTCGTCTTCCTCTCCAACTCCTGGTTCTCGGCCTTCGCCATTTACGGCCTCTGTGTTGCCGTAGCGACGGCTCAGCACTACTTCCTGCTGGCCTCCTTCAGCTGGATGTTCCTGGAGGCGGTGAACATGTACTTCGCTCTGGTGAAGGTTTTCAACGTCTATGTTCCGTCCTACATCCTGAAGTTCTGCATCGTCGGCTGGG GACTTCCTCTGGTGATATGCTGCCTGGTGCTGGTGGTGAAGCAGGAGGCCTACGCTGTAGCTTCGTTCACTGACCAGGACACTCTGGAGGACTCTGAGAAGTT CTGCTGGATTCAGGACGACGTGGTGTTCTTCGTGTCTGTGGTGGGCTTCATTGGCCTCGTCCTGCTCTGCAACTTCTCCATATTCCTGGTGGTTCTGCTGCAGATGAAGAAGATGCGCGTGAATCAGCCGGCGGGGACGCACCGCAGCCTGCTGAAGGACCTGAGGGGCGTGGCCAGTTTCACCTTGCTGCTCGGACTCACCTGGGCCGTGGCTTTCTTCACCTGGGGTCCGGCCAAGGTCCCTCTGCTCTACCTGTTCTCCATCCTCAACAGCCTGCAAG GttccttcatcttcatcttccacTGTCTTATGAAGGAGAACGTGCGGAAACAATGGagaatccacctgtgtttcGGACGCTTTAAACTTCAAGACCAGTCAG aTTGGAGCCACACTGCAACAGTCGTTGCCAAACCCAAATGCAGCGGGTTCCCAAAGTTCCCCACAGTGGCTTCATTCAGGTCCAGTAAGTCCAACTCCACTCAGAGCTCATCGTTGTCCTCAGACTCCAGCCAGCGCCAGGTCTCCATCAGGAGACCCAACCTGG ATGTGATGTATCAGCAGAGTCGGGTTCTGCCCCGAATCCATCTCACACCCTCTGCACTCCCCAGTGCTAACGCTAATGCTGATCTCCCCGAGGGATACGAGGTCCATTCCTGGATTCCTGAAGAACGCTCCAGCTCCATTTACTACAACTAA
- the LOC108444503 gene encoding adhesion G-protein coupled receptor G4 isoform X2 — translation MTVMKKAMKYIQLWAVVLVALQLPAVKNAGTQSLWGFKAILQRSGCQYWTLNPDHSLPALEEFSVCVNVQRSINNSAWTAFSYLHPDQSRVELGLGGRGGKLHIWLFGMYRTVPDTLTVGQWCSICITWSCSMKQLQLFINGSNTVVMDVQPEGSTCGLTAGGSLTLGAAHYFTGGKMEVESGTNLQGNITLFRVWRKIRSPELHSAHSCTDGDTVRWHGRVWNTHTCPAEKDDMLTCDWSLYEVQVRLLILHSSRNINSYEARDITHYWLRCVLPSYIYLHRVLVSPVPSSAGTHRKTGDDKGNLTNGPQVSWFDALAHLTVIPSDDVGKVQDLVCERLSNEFHTAVYHLYPLKEFLHIYSIDGDEVPKPTPKPNDTNTTLSTTTILGTTSTPSTPLTPGTTITPSTITTPDTTITPSTTTTPGTTTTPDTTITRSTTTAPSTTTILGTTSTPSTTLTPGTTTTLSTTTILGTTLTPSITTTPDTTITPSTTTTPGTTTTPITTTILGTTLTPSTTTTPDTTITPSTTTTPSTTTTPITTTILGTTLTPSTTTTPDTTITPSTTTTPSTTTTPSTRTTSKTTTSTTKTTPSTTTRSTTKPSVSPVFPPATDSFFKVSVNVTIEESGVDPADTIQTWLYGTLSAKGISVLNFHLISPQTRTVRLKKRSNEVKEGFYIAEESCVFQMLVPKCSDVEETQRQIHDLLEKPYNNGSVRLDADPENIFISHIEPGLCPQLTQQTRQGRYVWPWTPAQRTAWQHCEADKDCLAFRQCLLNAETSQAAWVSPELQRCPTVVATISDLEQIEVTNDTAEDVLQMIVDILKEHDSLDKCDLQTVLNKLQEVLNITTVTRDLAEVIVSIVSNILNSKSDLQPFTNDILNITDTVGAEMSDFIGELVSVVAPALALSVVSVDPENTNNLTFGVTSVNDGPYPTIYINKDPYEGTVAFISLPPALHASFPPKNSTNPRVQFQFYGVPALFKDGESSQTLITYVVSVSVIHAAEPVENLKEPVIVTLHHLDTQITGKKVHCVYWDFNKNSGCGGWSPRGCWKHIVTPEYTTCMCDHLTHFGVLLDVSRTPIDEENEKILTVMTYVGCGLSSFFLGVTVLTYSLLDKLRRDYPSQILLNLSIALLGLNLVFLSNSWFSAFAIYGLCVAVATAQHYFLLASFSWMFLEAVNMYFALVKVFNVYVPSYILKFCIVGWGLPLVICCLVLVVKQEAYAVASFTDQDTLEDSEKFCWIQDDVVFFVSVVGFIGLVLLCNFSIFLVVLLQMKKMRVNQPAGTHRSLLKDLRGVASFTLLLGLTWAVAFFTWGPAKVPLLYLFSILNSLQGSFIFIFHCLMKENVRKQWRIHLCFGRFKLQDQSDWSHTATVVAKPKCSGFPKFPTVASFRSSKSNSTQSSSLSSDSSQRQVSIRRPNLDVMYQQSRVLPRIHLTPSALPSANANADLPEGYEVHSWIPEERSSSIYYN, via the exons ATGACTGTGATGAAAAAAGCCATGAAGTATATCCAGTTGTGGGCCGTGGTCCTCGTCGCTCTGCAACTCCCAGCTGTAAAAAATGCAG GCACCCAGAGTCTGTGGGGTTTTAAGGCCATCCTGCAGCGGTCAGGCTGTCAGTACTGGACGCTCAATCCTGACCACTCTCTGCCTGCTCTGGAGGAGTTCAGCGTTTGTGTGAATGTCCAGAGGAGCATTAATAACTCCGCCTGGACGGCCTTCAGCTACCTGCACCCAGATCAGAGCCGGGTGGAGCTGGGGCTGGGTGGCCGCGGTGGGAAACTGCATATTTGGCTGTTTGGGATGTACCGGACAGTGCCGGACACATTGACCGTGGGTCAGTGGTGCTCAATTTGCATCACCTGGTCGTGCTCCATGAAGCAGCTCCAACTTTTCATCAACGGAAGCAACACTGTGGTGATGGACGTCCAGCCTGAGGGTTCAACCTGCGGACTGACCGCTGGCGGGTCTCTCACTCTGGGGGCGGCCCATTATTTCACCGGAGGGAAAATGGAGGTGGAAAGTGGGACGAACCTGCAGGGAAACATAACTTTGTTCCGGGTTTGGAGAAAAATCCGGAGCCCAGAGCTTCACTCTGCCCACTCCTGCACTGACGGAGACACAGTCAGGTGGCACGGCCGAGTGTGGAACACTCACACCTGTCCAGCTGAGAAAGACGACATGCTGACGTGCG ACTGGTCTCTCTACGAGGTTCAAGTTCGACTCCTCATTCTTCACTCCAGCAGAAACATCAACAGTTACGAAGCCCGAGACATCACACATTACTGG CTAAGGTGTGTCCTTCCATCATACATTTACTTGCACAGAGTTCTTGTATCTCCTGTGCCAAG CTCTGCTGGAACCCACAGGAAAACAGGAGAT GACAAAGGAAACCTGACGAATGGCCCCCAAGTCAGCTG GTTTGATGCTTTGGCTCATCTCACTGTGATTCCCAGCGATGATGTTGGAAAAGTTCAGGACTTGGTTTGTGAGCGTCTCAGCAATGAGTTTCATACGGCCGTATACCACCTGTACCCACTCAAGGAGTTTCTGCACATTTATTCTATTG ATGGCGATGAAGTTCCTAAACCAACCCCCAAACCAAatgacacaaacacaacactCAGCACAACCACTATACTGGGTACAACCTCAACACCCAGCACACCCCTAACACCTGGCACAACCATAACACCCAGCACAATCACAACACCAGATACAACCATAACACCCAGCACAACCACAACACCTGGCACAACCACAACACCAGATACAACCATAACACGCAGCACAACCACAGCACCCAGCACAACCACTATACTGGGTACAACCTCAACACCCAGCACAACCCTAACACCTGGCACAACCACAACACTCAGCACAACCACTATACTGGGTACAACCTTAACACCCAGCATAACCACAACACCAGATACAACCATAACACCCAGCACAACCACAACACCTGGCACAACCACAACACCCATTACCACAACTATACTGGGTACAACCTTAACACCCAGCACAACCACAACACCAGATACAACCATAACACCCAGCACAACCACAACACCCAGCACAACCACAACACCCATTACCACAACTATACTGGGTACAACCTTAACACCCAGCACAACCACAACACCAGATACAACCATAACACCCAGCACAACCACAACACCCAGCACAACCACAACACCCAGCACAAGAACAACCAGCAAAACCACAACATCcaccacaaaaacaacaccAAGCACAACAACACGCAGCACAACCAAACCATCAGTGTCTCCAGTTTTTCCTCCAGCCACAG ACAGTTTCTTCAAGGTCAGTGTGAATGTCACAATTGAAGAATCAGGTGTAGACCCTGCAGACACTATCCAGACCTgg CTTTACGGAACTCTCTCTGCCAAAGGGATATCTGTGCTAAACTTCCATCTTATATCCCCACAAACAAGAACTGTCCG tttgaaGAAACGCAGCAACGAAGTGAAAGAG GGTTTTTACATTGCTGAAGAAAG CTGTGTGTTTCAGATGCTCGTGCCCAAGTGCTCTGATGTTGAGGAGACTCAGAGACAGATCCATGACCTGCTTGAGAAGCCCTACAACAATGGCAGCGTGAGGCTGGACGCTGATCCAGAAAACATCTTCATATCACACATAG AGCCTGGTCTCTGCCCTCAGCTGACCCAGCAGACTCGGCAGGGTCGGTACGTTTGGCCCTGGACTCCAGCTCAGCGCACAGCATGGCAGCACTGTGAGGCAGATAAGGACTGCCTGGCCTTCCGCCAGTG TCTGCTGAATGCGGAGACGAGTCAGGCTGCCTGGGTTTCTCCGGAGCTGCAACGCTGCCCCACTGTGGTGGCCACCATCTCAGACCTGGAGCAGATTGAAGTGACCAACG ACACCGCTGAGGATGTCCTGCAGATGATTGTGGACATACTGAAAGAGCACGACTCTCTGGATAAGTGTGACCTGCAAACGGTGCTGAATAAGCTGCAGGAAGTGCTGAACATCACCACAGTGACCCGTGACCTCGCTGAGGTCATCGTCAGCATCGTGTCCAACATCTTGAACTCAAAGAGTGACCTGCAGCCCTTCACCAACGA CATCCTGAATATTACAGACACCGTTGGAGCTGAAATGTCAGATTTCATAGGGGAGTTGGTCAGTGTTGTGGCTCCAGCGCTGGCCCTCTCTGTGGTCAGTGTTGATCCTGAAAACACCAACAATCTCACGTTTGGAGTGACCTCAGTGAACGATGGTCCATATCCAACG ATTTATATCAATAAGGATCCGTATGAGGGGACAGTGGCGTTTATCTCTCTGCCCCCAGCTCTACACGCCAGCTTTCCCCCAAAAAACAGCACGAACCCTCGCGTCCAGTTCCAGTTTTACGGGGTTCCGGCGCTCTTTAAG GACGGGGAGAGCAGTCAAACTCTGATCACGTACGTGGTGTCGGTGAGTGTGATTCACGCTGCAGAACCTGTGGAGAACCTGAAGGAGCCGGTCATCGTCACCCTCCACCATCTGGACACTCAGATA ACTGGTAAAAAGGTTCACTGTGTTTACTGGGATTTCAATAAGAATA gcGGCTGTGGAGGCTGGAGTCCGAGAGGCTGCTGGAAACACATCGTCACCCCCGAATACACAACCTGCATGTGTGACCACCTCACACACTTCGGAGTTCTGCTG gatgTGTCCAGGACTCCTATtgatgaggaaaatgagaagaTTCTGACCGTCATGACGTACGTGGGCTGTGGACTGTCCTCGTTCTTCCTGGGCGTTACGGTGCTGACCTACTCTCTGTTAGA CAAGTTAAGGCGAGATTACCCGTCTCAGATTCTCCTGAATCTCTCCATCGCCCTGCTGGGTCTGAACCTCGTCTTCCTCTCCAACTCCTGGTTCTCGGCCTTCGCCATTTACGGCCTCTGTGTTGCCGTAGCGACGGCTCAGCACTACTTCCTGCTGGCCTCCTTCAGCTGGATGTTCCTGGAGGCGGTGAACATGTACTTCGCTCTGGTGAAGGTTTTCAACGTCTATGTTCCGTCCTACATCCTGAAGTTCTGCATCGTCGGCTGGG GACTTCCTCTGGTGATATGCTGCCTGGTGCTGGTGGTGAAGCAGGAGGCCTACGCTGTAGCTTCGTTCACTGACCAGGACACTCTGGAGGACTCTGAGAAGTT CTGCTGGATTCAGGACGACGTGGTGTTCTTCGTGTCTGTGGTGGGCTTCATTGGCCTCGTCCTGCTCTGCAACTTCTCCATATTCCTGGTGGTTCTGCTGCAGATGAAGAAGATGCGCGTGAATCAGCCGGCGGGGACGCACCGCAGCCTGCTGAAGGACCTGAGGGGCGTGGCCAGTTTCACCTTGCTGCTCGGACTCACCTGGGCCGTGGCTTTCTTCACCTGGGGTCCGGCCAAGGTCCCTCTGCTCTACCTGTTCTCCATCCTCAACAGCCTGCAAG GttccttcatcttcatcttccacTGTCTTATGAAGGAGAACGTGCGGAAACAATGGagaatccacctgtgtttcGGACGCTTTAAACTTCAAGACCAGTCAG aTTGGAGCCACACTGCAACAGTCGTTGCCAAACCCAAATGCAGCGGGTTCCCAAAGTTCCCCACAGTGGCTTCATTCAGGTCCAGTAAGTCCAACTCCACTCAGAGCTCATCGTTGTCCTCAGACTCCAGCCAGCGCCAGGTCTCCATCAGGAGACCCAACCTGG ATGTGATGTATCAGCAGAGTCGGGTTCTGCCCCGAATCCATCTCACACCCTCTGCACTCCCCAGTGCTAACGCTAATGCTGATCTCCCCGAGGGATACGAGGTCCATTCCTGGATTCCTGAAGAACGCTCCAGCTCCATTTACTACAACTAA